CAGTCCTGCAGAGTTTAATGCAGTTTTGATGTTTCTCATGGCTGGTGCAACTTGCTGAGAGTTTGGTCCTGGGATGGCTTCATTGCCAACTGTGACATACTGGTAGAGTGTTTTGTTGAATGGAAGGATGTTGGTTCCCACCCATTCATTTGCTGCTGCTTGGCTTCCTGCTAGATTTGCTAGATCATCGTTTGCTACTCCAAGAGATACATATATGTTTGTGCCTTCTAGTGCTTGTTGGACTTGATTGTTTGGTGCAAAGAGTCTTAGCTTTTGGATGCCATGAGAATTGAAGAGTTGCACCACTGTTGCAGGAATTGGGAGGTTGTCTCCATTTAAGCCATAATTAACACCAATGCTTCCTGTGCTTTGGAATtgtaattaaatacaaaatggaTGATGTGatggttgttttaattaaaaaaattttaattaattacctgcatgtttttgttttgttgaaggAGGATAGATAGGATGATGAGAAGGATGAGTGCATTCCATGTTGATGCCATGCTGTATTTCTGATTGAATGATGGGGAGGACACTGTTGTCACTGATTTGTAGCAGAAAAGAGtataattgttttctttgtgcTTGGTACAAAGAAATACAAATTAATGATTAaagttgaattaattttatcaaaggaaaagaaaaaaaaatcacaatttaaTTATAAACCAGAATTTAAGTACATTGTGGAATtggaattattaaaaaaaaaagtcacaaaCTATAAATCCCTCAAGACAAGTGTGtaaagatttttcttttcttttcttttttttttaatggcaatgatatctaaataaataaataatcagaaATCTTATTCCCATACTTGCACCTAAACAATAAACAtgcaaaagagagagagaacctTGGATCCAAAGGAAGCTGTGAAAGATGAGTTCCTTGAGATATTCCACACTGTGGTGTGGGAAATACATTACAGAGGAATATATTGATTTACTCTCAAATATATTGGTTGGTTCAATGTAAAAGAGTTTAAGGaacatttatttgtattaaatatcaattatttattgttgCCATTTTAGTTGTAGGGAATTTAATGAGTTCATTAAAAAGCTTCCAATTTCATGATgttgaataattaatatatagaaCTACTTTACATAATAACCATTCAATTCATATTAACAgtaacatttgaattttttttaaaaaaattgtttatcatgtttaaggCTCTGCTTGGTTCAGTAGGGGAGGGAGGGGAGGGGAGGAGTACGAAGGgtttttgatttatgtttggtTCAAATGAGAGGCGTGGAGGGtatctcatttttttgtttggttagaaGAAGGGGTGAGGAGGAGTGAGTGAGAGATCCGATGCTGTATTTTTACTAATTTgcctctttttatataaaatcgatcataatatttttatacatatctaaaagattattttgtacaaactctgttaatattaaaattaagattaatattagtaataatattatttgtataactcaattttttatatttgtttatcattcttaattattattattttaaaaaaatattattattaatcttcaaTTGACACATTACAAAATaagacaaataataataataataattattattatgaaattagatttaaaaatgatattatcgtaatttctcaaattgataATGGATACTTTGGTCTTTTCATAAagatttaaacattaaaatttgttttaataatcccACCCCTCCAAAAGACCCTGATTTGAAGGGGTGGGATATGAGGGGTTTGGAGGGTGAAACACCCTTCCAAACTCCTTTTTCTCACTCCCCCAACTAAACAACCTTCGCCCCTCCAAAAATCTCCAACCAAACAAGGGGTAAGAGttttataatcattatttttttattataatttttgtttagaatTTATGGACTTTAATGACAATATTAATATGAAACGGAAAAAAATAGCATTATTACCACCCATATCATTGTCTACaccacacactctctctctctctctctctctctctctgcatCATCTTCTCAATCCTTGACAGTATGGCAACATCATTTTCCATTTTGCAAACTCTTTCAACATGCatgtattattttctatttatcatTTGAAGATTAGTTCTGTGATACTATTACGTGGCGTCCACACCATTCTCCACGTCACATGACATTCTCCAAAGCACACACATACATATTAACATGTCAATTTGGCAATGCTATTTTGGCATATTGCATGCATGTCAATGTGATTCTCCTCATCACACACACTtcttacaaaattatatttatttatattgttttaaaaagtaaaataaaaatgaattatcttATTGcggaagagaaaaaaaaaattatacatggcttgggttataaaaaaattgggtttAACATTTATGGGTTGTTTGTCATtgttgctgatttttttttaatttcatattttgaaaataaaataaataaaatatgtttggtactttttttttgacaaaatcgACAAACGACAAAGTAAAAGATATGTAGGTATGAATGTGCACCAGTTACGGTGACTTGACTGATCTCCTGGAAATAAGCCCCATATGCAACTCTAGAGGGGAGAACGAGAGGTAATTCTCACACAGAACTTCCATAGAGGACCCCGAACA
The Dioscorea cayenensis subsp. rotundata cultivar TDr96_F1 unplaced genomic scaffold, TDr96_F1_v2_PseudoChromosome.rev07_lg8_w22 25.fasta BLBR01000174.1, whole genome shotgun sequence genome window above contains:
- the LOC120253720 gene encoding glucan endo-1,3-beta-glucosidase-like; its protein translation is MECTHPSHHPIYPPSTKQKHAGSIGVNYGLNGDNLPIPATVVQLFNSHGIQKLRLFAPNNQVQQALEGTNIYVSLGVANDDLANLAGSQAAANEWVGTNILPFNKTLYQYVTVGNEAIPGPNSQQVAPAMRNIKTALNSAGLSQIMVTTVIADTALSFSFPPSQEYAQFTAPGTVVHDHGLEYQNLFDAMVDAFYAAMENVGGGSVGIAVSETGWPNGGQSGITSPVLAETYNQKLIDHVKNNGTPKRPSYVMDVFVFAMFNENQKTPGVEQCFGLFLS